The genomic window NNNNNNNNNNNNNNNNNNNNNNNNNNNNNNNNNNNNNNNNNNNNNNNNNNNNNNNNNNNNNNNNNNNNNNNNNNNNNNNNNNNNNNNNNNNNNNNNNNNNNNNNNNNNNNNNNNNNNNNNNNNNNNNNNNNNNNNNNNNNNNNNNNNNNNNNNNNNNNNNNNNNNNNNNNNNNNNNNNNNNNNNNNNNNNNNNNNNNNNNNNNNNNNNNNNNNNNNTATGGATAAGCAACTGGAGACAGTCAAAAAACTGCCATCCCTTATGTTGAAGGGGCCCAGCACATGAATCAACATCAGCAAGGTCACTGTATTGAGAGAGATTTGGAGGAGGGTGTAAAATATTGCAGAGTGTGAACTTGTTCACTCcagcaggaagaattaaaaaaaacaccagtctattacttaaatggagagaaattgcagaactcAGTTTGAGTGGGAGCTTGGTGCCCTGATACATGCATCACAGTGTTAGTGTGATCTGTGGCAAGGTGATACACTATAAGAGGGCAAACTGTGAAAGGGTATCAACAATAAATGGGAATACAGTGAGGAGGAGTAGATGAAGTGAGAGACCTTGGCATGCAAGTGCACAGTTGTTACAGTTGTGAAGgtagcagatggaatagaatACAAAAAAGTTAGGATATAATGACGAAACTGTGTAAGAcagtggtgaggccacacctggagtatttgtgcagttctggtcaccacattccagGAAATATCTAATTGCTCCAGGGAAAGGGGagaacattgccagggttggagacttGTAGTGATGATAGGAAAGTGGGGTTGTTTCCCTTGCAATAGAGAAGGCTGAGGATGTAACAAGATATAGGCATACAGAATTGTGAGGGGTAGAGACACAAACTGGACAGgaggaagctgtttccattggcagagTTCTAAAACCAAGGATTATAGTTCTAAGCTAAGCAGCAGAGATGAGGAAGTACATGgtctgcagagggtggtgggtatctggagcTCAATGCCTGAGTTACTAGTGGAGGCAGAGACTAAGCTATTTTGAAAAATAGCTGTACCGTCAGCAGCAGTGCTGTAAGCTGCAGCCCTACCTGCTGTgttcaggaagatgggattggAAAAGAGCACCTGGTGTCTTTGGGTCAGTAGGGTCACAGTGGACTACACAtacccttctgtgctgtatcggTTCTATGGCTCTCAGCAGAGTAACTACATTGGAAGATAATGGAGTGCTACTGTTAGTTAGAAAGGGAATAGAATCTGGAAAAcagttgtacagggcactggAAAGACTGCATCCAAATTACTCTGCACAGTTTTAGTCAACTtctacaatacagcacaggaacaggccctacagcTGCACTGATTGCTAATtctgactcactgtgatttctctccctgTTAGTCACATGAACAGGAATCTATCAAGATGGCTTTAAACATTGCTAACTTGCCTACTTCCAACACCACCACTCACACCAAATCCTTCAGAGATCTCTACCACCTTCAAAAAATTTAGActcttagattacttagtgtggaaacaggcccttcggcccaacaagtccacactgacccgccgaagcgcaacccacccatacccctacccctacatttacccctttaacctaacactatgggcaatttagcgtggccaattcacctgaccctgtacatctttggactgtgggaggaaaccggagcacctggaggaaacccacgcagacacggggagaacacgcaaactccacacagtcagtcgcctgagtcgggaattgaacctgggtctctggcactgtgaggcagcagtgctaaccactgccacccaCTCTTGACCACCTTAAATTTAAAGgcctcaaaaaaaaaaaaaaaatgctggagatcacagcgggtcaggcagcatccatggagagcgaGCAAGATAATATTGAGTCAAGCTGCAGTGAAGTCAGGAGGGTGTAGGGGGAGAAGGGATGCTGACTATTATTCCTATCACTTAATCTGAGCTAGCAACATTTTATCTTCAATTCCCCCCATCCACCCCCAAGTATAGCATAAATGTGGCCCCCTTCACCTCTGTTGAAGAATGGGCCCACCGCCCACCCTGTGGGAGATATTTTGCCTGCACCTCGCCTAAAAACTTTCCCTTCATTGAATAAGTGATACAATAATCACACAAGGGATTCTTGGAGAGGACATTCGAGGAATGTTGGATAGCAGGTCTTCATTCCAGTTTAGAAAAGTTAGATAATTGTAAGACATTAAGATGCTGAGGGGACATGACAAAGCAGacactgaaaggatgtttcccttcatgggaaaGGGAAAAATGAGGGAACAATATTAAAAGCAAGGGGCCTTTTAGTTTGAGGAGATGAGGAACAATGCTTTTTCTCTTGGAGGGTGCACTGTCTGGAGCTGTCTTCAGGGAAGGTAGGAAGCATGTTTATTGAATAGTTTTACAAGCAGTGGGGGTGGGAAGAGAAGACGAGATGGTGTTTGGGAGAGAGATTTTTCTTCAATACCAAGGGAAACCGTGTATCACGACTAGGGAGGAAGTGAGTTCAAACTACAATTACATCAGCAATCTTACCAAATGGTTCACTCCTGCTTTTAAAACATGTGCCTGTGTTTGAAGCAAAAAAACACCAAGACACAGACTCAGTAAATAGAAGGATGCAGAGTACCATAGAGGAACAAGACAGCCTTGGGTGTACACATTCATCTCATTTTTCTGCCCAATTCCCATAACCCTCCAACCCATATCCCAGCATGCACTGCAGTCTGGGGTGGTGAGAGAGATTCTAATCCTAGAGGCCAGTGATCTCTTTTCCTAAGGGATAGCAGGTTGTAAAACTAATCTCATTCTCGGTTGCTTCCTCCTGTGGGACATCCATCCCACAGCACAGCATGATGTAGGACAAAAAACAGGCCAGCACAAAGAAAGTTGTATCATTGGATAAATAAAGCCAATATTTTCCTACCTTTctaaaggaagagagaggagcCCATAACCAATTCACAGCCTTAGTCAGGAATGTGTATGAAAAGCAGAACAATGCAGTTCCTGACATGCTGTAACTACACCCAGAAAAACAGATTGGATTAGTCTGTTTACCACTGGGATACCACGTACTGGGCAGAGTTTCGTAATTGCTGAACTAAGTTGAATGAGGCACTACAAGGGCTGAAACAGGGCATTAACAAAATTAGGAATATACACACACTGGCAGTCAAGCCCTGCCCCCCCCCCNNNNNNNNNNNNNNNNNNNNNNNNNNNNNNNNNNNNNNNNNNNNNNNNNNNNNNNNNNNNNNNNNNNNNNNNNNNNNNNNNNNNNNNNNNNNNNNNNNNNNNNNNNNNNNNNNNNNNNNNNNNNNNNNNNNNNNNNNNNNNNNNNNNNNNNNNNNNNNNNNNNNNNNNNNNNNNNNNNNNNNNNNNNNNNNNNNNNNNNNNNNNNNNNNNNNNNNNNNNNNNNNNNNNNNNNNNNNNNNNNNNNNNNNNNNNNNNNNNNNNNNNNNNNNNNNNNNNNNNNNNNNNNNNNNNNNNNNNNNNNNNNNNNNNNNNNNNNNNNNNNNNNNNNNNNNNNNNNNNNNNNNNNNNNNNNNNNNNNNNNNNNNNNNNNNNNNNNNNNNNNNNNNNNNNNNNNNNNNNNNNNNNNNNNNNNNNNNNNNNNNNNNNNNNNNNNNNNNNNNNNNNNNNNNNNNNNNNNNNNNNNNNNNNNNNNNNNNNNNNNNNNNNNNNNNNNNNNNNNNNNNNNNNNNNNNNNNNNNNNNNNNNNNNNNNNNNNNNNNNNNNNNNNNNNNNNNNNNNNNNNNNNNNNNNNNNNNNNNNNNNNNNNNNNNNNNNNNNNNNNNNNNNNNNNNNNNNNNNNNNNNNNNNNNNNNNNNNNNNNNNNNNNNNNNNNNNNNNNNNNNNNNNNNNNNNNNNNNNNNNNNNNNNNNNNNNNNNNNNNNNNNNNNNNNNNNNNNNNNNNNNNNNNNNNNNNNNNNNNNNNNNNNNNNNNNNNNNNNNNNNNNNNNNNNNNNNNNNNNNNNNNNNNNNNNNNNNNNNNNNNNNNNNNNNNNNNNNNNNNNNNNNNNNNNNNNNNNNNNNNNNNNNNNNNNNNNNNNNNNNNNNNNNNNNNNNNNNNNNNNNNNNNNNNNNNNNNNNNNNNNNNNNNNNNNNNNNNNNNNNNNNNNNNNNNNNNNNNNNNNNNNNNNNNNNNNNNNNNNNNNNNNNNNNNNNNNNNNNNNNNNNNNNNNNNNNNNNNNNNNNNNNNNNNNNNNNNNNNNNNNNNNNNNNNNNNNNNNNNNNNNNNNNNNNNNNNNNNNNNNNNNNNNNNNNNNNNNNNNNNNNNNNNNNNNNNNNNNNNNNNNNNNNNNNNNNNNNNNNNNNNNNNNNNNNNNNNNNNNNNNNNNNNNNNNNNNNNNNNNNNNNNNNNNNNNNNNNNNNNNNNNNNNNNNNNNNNNNNNNNNNNNNNNNNNNNNNNNNNNNNNNNNNNNNNNNNNNNNNNNNNNNNNNNNNNNNNNNNNNNNNNNNNNNNNNNNNNNNNNNNNNNNNNNNNNNNNNNNNNNNNNNNNNNNNNNNNNNNNNNNNNNNNNNNNNNNNNNNNNNNNNNNNNNNNNNNNNNNNNNNNNNNNNNNNNNNNNNNNNNNNNNNNNNNNNNNNGACTGGCTGTTCTCAACTTCCAGGAGAACTGGACCAGGAGCACTTACCAAGGTCCCCTCATGGAGGAGAGCACTCCTGCGTGTCCCTGTTGGAGGGGGACAGGAGATGGTTAGAATCCATGTTGACACTACAGCCAGGATGCTGTGTCCTTGGTAATTGGAAATAGGGGATGTTCAGATCAGGAATGGAGGAGTGGATCTCAGATTTAGAACACCAAGGAACTCACTTGGACCACATCTGGGTGTACAGTCATCCTGAGCAGAGGGAGAGCAAACCTCAGCACTGCAGTGCAAGTAAACCTAGAAAAGGAGGAGAGATGTTAGGGGAGTTTCCTGGAGATCAATAGGTTGCAGTACAGAGACACAGCAAGAGGATTTCATGAGCTTGGCCTCATTCCTTCCATTTGGTTACCTGTCCAGAGAGGGGCTGCTCAGACACTCCATCCAAGAAAACAAACGTCTTCACTTCAAACCGCTTGTGATGGGTTGGGAACTGCAGGCCAGAAGAGACACCTACTGGGTGTAGGAGGGTCAGATAGTCATCACCTTCATAGGGACACCTGAAACAGAAGGTCAGGTGACCAAGAGCTCTAAACCAAACCAGAAATAGATTGCAAATAAAAATCAGGTAGCAAGCAGGAGTTGCCTGGAAGGAGCAAACATATCAAAAGCCATCTTGCACTAGGGTGTAATGGACCTGGTCTAATACTTTCCAAAGTCTCTTCAACAATCCAACCATAATGGAAAAGCTAAAATGGACAGGCCAGTTATCTTTCAGTTCATTGTGTCAGAGCTAAAATTAAGTCCTTAACTGCAATCCACACTATTGGGATTGGTCGTTTGAGAAAACATCAAACAGCACTGATGATGAAGGCCAACGTGTGATTATGGAGGGAGATTTCTAGAAACTATTTGACAAAGTGTCAGTGACAGCAGGGTGTCAGGGCAACATTAACAAGGTAAATGTTTGGTCAGCTGACCATCAGATTGAAACAGCAGGGCCTTCAGTTAGTGGAGGGAAGAAGTCTTACGACTCTCCAGATCAAATCCTTCAAAGTGGATACTGAAGAGATGTTGCTCAAGAGACCAAAATATGGGAGTAACAAGGAGTTTTCTATTGAAGATGGGGCAGGAGGTTCAGTAGCCCgtcaattttaaaatcctcttccAAAGAGGAAATGCCTTGGCAACATTAAGGCACATTCTTAAGGACAAGTCCAGGATCATGAAGGAAGATCAAATAATAACGAGTGGAAATCACAAATGAACCATGATTGGAAGAAAAAGGCACAAGTATTGGCACTATGTACATATATTATACACATTTTACTGTGACACTATACTGTAAGAATGTAGTCTTCAGTCCACACAGTCCAAATCCAGCCTTTCCATTCAGAGTCCTTACCCATCCACCAGGAGACTCCACTGCACCTCATGGTCAGGGGCTGGCACAGGGGTTGCCCAGCAGTCACGCAATCTCAGGACTATCATTGGGTCAGTGCGATCCTTCAcacgaacctcaacaaacaccgaCTCCTGAAGGATTCTCTGAATGGGGTAGCCACTGTCCCTGTACCACCAGCTGTAGCTGCCATCTAacagacaaaaataaaagaagGAGAACAAACCAAAACAGTCACTCCCCTGAAGGGATACAATTCCCAGTGCTCCTATTACCAGGGCAGCACTACCTGTTGCTATTCGCAGCTCCAGCCTCAGGATCCCATCTTCAGAAGCAgctagtggtggagggagggtgtAAACNNNNNNNNNNNNNNNNNNNNNNNNNNNNNNNNNNNNNNNNNNNNNNNNNNNNNNNNNNNNNNNNNNNNNNNNNNNNNNNNNNNNNNNNNNNNNNNNNNNNNNNNNNNNNNNNNNNNCCCCTCCATACCAACAAATCCCACTGCCCCCTCACCTGAAGGTGCTGTCCCGGGTTATTGAGCCCAGTGGCCCCGTCTGAATCATCCTCTTCCCCAAGACATCCGTTTCATACACAAAGCTCCCATTCTCCTCCTGCAAGGGAAGACACTGTTTAATAGGGAGCTGGCCCGTTCAAAGGGACA from Chiloscyllium plagiosum isolate BGI_BamShark_2017 unplaced genomic scaffold, ASM401019v2 scaf_9358, whole genome shotgun sequence includes these protein-coding regions:
- the LOC122546389 gene encoding zona pellucida sperm-binding protein 4-like → VYTLPPPLAASEDGILRLELRIATDGSYSWWYRDSGYPIQRILQESVFVEVRVKDRTDPMIVLRLRDCWATPVPAPDHEVQWSLLVDGCPYEGDDYLTLLHPVGVSSGLQFPTHHKRFEVKTFVFLDGVSEQPLSGQVYLHCSAEVCSPSAQDDCTPRCGPRTRRSALLHEGTLVSAPGPVLLEVENS